One Anaerolineae bacterium DNA window includes the following coding sequences:
- a CDS encoding nucleotidyltransferase domain-containing protein, giving the protein MKIFSPRYSREEVIELLRQRLPALNEKLPLRKVVLFGSYARGNYTAFSDIDLLVVYADPPRGDAFAFTVKTLRLYGLQPHVLSESEFQKVSHIWEKMLAGGVELWL; this is encoded by the coding sequence GTGAAAATATTCTCCCCTCGCTATAGCAGGGAAGAGGTTATAGAGCTCTTGAGGCAGCGCCTCCCTGCTCTCAATGAAAAGCTACCGCTCAGGAAAGTTGTTCTCTTTGGTTCATATGCCAGAGGGAATTACACCGCTTTTAGTGACATTGACCTACTGGTAGTCTATGCTGATCCACCGAGGGGTGATGCCTTTGCTTTTACAGTTAAAACTCTGCGCCTTTATGGCCTACAACCCCATGTGCTCAGTGAAAGCGAATTTCAAAAAGTTTCCCATATCTGGGAAAAAATGCTGGCCGGAGGTGTGGAGCTTTGGCTCTGA